The Ostrinia nubilalis chromosome 11, ilOstNubi1.1, whole genome shotgun sequence genomic sequence atattttatgagaatcATAACCTGACAAAGcgaaaacaataattatttatgaccTAGAGGGCATTCTAACAGTaaagaagaaaatataaaaacataattaaacaaataattttatctacTTTTATTTCGAGGAACTTATTGATAATTCTTTGTCTCACACTTAGAAAGTAGTATGTGGTATTAGCACTCTACACATAAGTGTTAGTTAAAAGTTCTTAAGAATTATTTTATTGACTTGCAATAGATtactcaaaaacaaaaaaaacaacaaaagttTTCAAGGTAAATAATGAAACCGAACTAATAAAGGTCCACCGATAAGACACAATTAGGTGTAACATACTGTCCgttcaaaatttaaatgtgcGCAAACCTTGGGAATGTAAAACAACTAAAATAAACTTAGCCTGGACAGTTTCTGAGATACATTTTGTGTAAGCGCCGGATAACGTTTTTATTGTTAACAAGGCAAGCCGTGGCCACGACGAGCGACGATGATATCTCCTCGTATGAATGATGACTTCGTGCTGGGCCTCTGGAAGTAGCCTGTAGATAGACATGAACCTGGGAGACAGGGCACGAGTATGGAAATGCgcctttaaaattcaaaacgctcGCTAATTCTATGCAAAAAACACACAGACATTTGCACGATTTTAAAACCAGCGTCTGACGCGCAATTTGTTTTATTAACGCCACAATTAGACTTCGATTTggaactattattttttttgcacTTACCCTAGAGATTTCTTCTTTAGATGAGAGGGTCATTCCCGTTAACGACCAAGAAAAAGAAAGTTCGCTTTTAGATTGCGTATTCTGCaattatcaaatttttttaCAACCGACCATTTGATGTTATGACCGCAAAAACCGCATTCTCAAGATTATTGCTCCTCCAATTATGTTTATTGGCAATAATGTTATCTTCTTGTGTCTATGGGCCCGACCCATCTAAGGGAGATAAGGGGTCGACGTTTTTAGCACAGAGCGCTTTCTGTTTCGGACCCTTTCTTGCAGGTTATTTGACTTGAAACGTGCCTTGGGTCTACCTGTTTACTAAGACCACCTTTATCGGCACTCCGGCTATATTTTGTCCAGATTATCTTTAAAACACCTTTATTCGTTCAACATTCACCATTCTAAGAGATGCGATGTCTTACTTTACAAATCACAATCACGCTTTTAAGACATTATTCGAACATGGGTTTTGATGATAAAGAAGTAAGAAACGATCAGTATAAATAAGATTTCTTCACGCCCAAACAAATGGATTGTGGCTATACATTTCATTTCAAAGCTTTTACTCGAGTCattgtttttgcataacaaatACTATTTGCTTACTACTTTACAATCAAGACATGACTTTAAAGTAGGTATGTGGTTATTATTTGGCCAATACCGAGAAAGTCAACAATAAGAAGACAAAACAAGATCAATTTTGTGTGAAAGATTTATAGATGGCTAATATTTTAGGCAATAATACAATAATGTGCGGTGTGTTGACAGCCGTAAACTCACTGGCATGGTAAAAGCCAAAACTATTGTCTCAATGAATTTTTATGGTGGCAATAGCTTAATTGCGGTACAATTCTTTTGTCTAAAAGCGACGGACCCGAATGCTGGTTTTATTGTTCACCGTAACTTTCAAAAGGGTTTTTTTGCGAGAAACTGACCGTATATTGTTAATTTCTTTCCATGGAGCAGCCCTTTGTTTTTCTCTAGTCCTTTTTGAATGCGGGAGACTGCACCAATACGGCTTTGAATTGGACGTAAAAGGTTTTCGGTTATGGCTAACAGAATCGTTTTCAATAAACACCGCACAGGAGTCGTTTTTGGTTGCAATCCCTTTTGTCCTGTTTCTCAGTTTTACGCAGTAACGTTTCAATAAAATACCCTACTTCCTTTAAATAGGTAGTCAATATATTTTTTCCAAACATCCTTGTTACTACTGCTTTGAATTGATTATTTATAACACTACTATTTAGCTTAATTTGACCATTGATCAATTATGTAAATTGCACTTTAGTTTATAAtatgtttacaaataaaaaccTTATCCATTCATTAAGTGAcagtacaatttattatttaaacaactcTCTCAAAAAACTCGCATGGCCTCATCTGAAGTACCCATTTAAAAGCAATCTGTAATAGATTGTAAAAGCCATAAATATTCAGAGATAACGGCGGCCATTATTCCACATAAAAGTTATATTGAACATAGTTCACCGATATCTGGCAATGTCAACATGTTCTATTCTAGTTATATAACGTTCTAAGGGAAGAATCGGTATAAGATGTTTTCGGAGTCAGTTGTTACGAGATAAGTGGTAATATTGTGTTTGATGTCGCCTAGCAAATATTGGACCGTGACATGGGCACGTGAGATATTGACTCTCAATATTGACTGAGAATATCAATAcatagttggacccgattttCGACCTTGGTTCGAGAGACCCCTTTTCGGAGAACGACTTCATTTGTTTCTTCCGTTACTATCCGATATCGCCCACAATCGTATTCCTTTTAGCTTTTTCTGACTGGATCTGATTTATTTCAAAGTATCGTTTAAGGAATTTCGTGTTAAACTTTCTTTTCGGTCACTACGTGCCAAAGTAATGAAGATAAATAACGCGTTATGTTTGAAATAGTGCCAAAATGTTACATGAAAAGATGTTAGGACCTAAAGACATAGTGTTATTACTACATAGTTAGAAGCTGTAATTTTCACTGATAAAAAAAACCCTTTTTAGGACTAACTTTCTGTGTAGCTAAGGATTTGTGTTAGTAGAACCAATTTCATAAAGTAAGTTACAAACGTCGACATTATAAGTACTGAATTAGTAGCTACTCATCACACTGGGCTATAACTACTATAATTGCCAACAATTGACTATCTACTGTCATGGACATCTGATGATACTCTAGCCATGTTGACagccctcattacaaataaactTCAAACAACACCTCTACGCCCTGCACCTCAGTCTTTGCCCACTGTGCACTTTAGATTGATAGTGTATACGACGGAACTATGAAAGGCGTCTAGTCTCCCACGGTAGACGCGATTTGTCACGCACGTGTCCCGGCATCCGATGTCTTGCGATTAGACTTCGCGGTGACGCACGGAGGCAGTGATGGACAGTGTGTCGGGATTTccttttgtatggatttttcaaaaatcatttttaaatattacatttgaGTGAGCTTTGAAAATAGAATGTCAATTATTATCCTCTGAATCTCGCTAAAAGTATCTTGTTATatggtatttaaaaataaaacttattcaAATCtagattcaattttttttctgtgtGTGGACCTAAGTCCTTTCCAGGacacttttacacgttccaaatatagcttgccccaCCATtccttcgggacaacataatattGGCTGGTTCTGAGAAGAATATTCATTGAGCGGAGGTATTTTACTAAGGAATTCTTCGTTACATTAATATTGCATTAACTGGAAACGTTAATATTCTACAGAGATTTAAAATAAGCCTTAAAAATGTGTTACAGTCTGTGCtagaagtatttttatttaactttacagttaaaattaaaaggAAAACGGACTGCAAATGCAACTGACATGGAAATagactaaaacgaaaaaaacatAACTCCAACGCTTCTATTAAAAAATTGTGAGCCCAACTCTTTCTCATCTACCCACTGTGCAGTTTCAATGAACGTGTTTTTGTCCCTAACTAGTTTGCTCTTGGAGGTTTTATTTAGCCTTTGAATTTGAGAGAATGTCTCCCATGAACTCGATACTTGTCTGAAATGTAAGCTACGTTATTTTGATGGACAAGATAGCTTCAGATTAAGTTGGAAATGGACAATCTCTTTATCAGTCACTAAGTGAAAAACTTAcctataaaatgttattttgtaaGTTAAATTTTAGTGAAGCTGTCGAGTttgttttgataaaattaaGTATAGGCCTATTTTTATGATCTAGATCAATTACTACAATTTTCAAAgaaactttttataagtatTATTACCTATCTGAACAATAACATTGCATTATGCAGCTCAATCTTAAAATTattaacacaatattattatttcattataacCACATTGACAACCACAGTAACTATTATATTCTTAGCACAAGTAAAGGATTATTGTCTCAATCTTGTAAACTAACCGCGATATTATATTACAGCCACAATACAGCTGTTCTTAAATCGCTTAATAATACAAAAGGGAAGTAATCGCTACATAATAAGTATTGTCAGTATGTTCTTTTATTTCTTCAAACTGTCAATCATAAATCTTTGCATTGATTCAACGTGTCCGCCCCTTCCGTCAAACAGATTCAATGAAAAATATTGGCCTTTTACTTGTTTCCGTTCATTCAGTTAATATTTTTGCGCCaacgtataaaaattaaaagcttAGTACTGAAGTTCTAACATAAAATATCTGAAACTCTATATCTGAATGCATAGTAATTCTAAGTTCACttctaattttaattatgcACTTATCTAAGATACTCTCATTGTAGCTCATAATTTAACGACTATGTTGTTTAAACTTGCCCATTTAacattgaattaaaaaaatagagaACTAAGctattgacataattatttcaatagACTTTACACTTTccaagttaaataaaataagacgttatttatttttaatcccgtaacagtcaaattaataaaatacttagCACCTTTATAAATGCCTCACATGATCATATTGCTTCTGTTTCAGATGTCCCACCGACCTCCTTTGAGATGTAACCTAAGGAGGTGCAACCAAAGCATCACGCAGCCATAAGTCTTCTACGCGTCATGAACCAATATTTTTGAATCTTCAAAAAAACACGCGTGCCATCTGTTGTGAGATGCAGCGAGGACCCACCCGTCATTGTGAGAGCCGCCGGCCCCCCCACCCCACCCATGCGGCTTTCGTTCGTTCAAACTTACGTAGGTCAGTTACCGCCCGACCGCAGGGGAGCATGGCTGCGTCAAAAGTTTTACCGCGAGCCCGCACTCCATGTTTACATTCGCTATAAAACGAAGTGCACACAACAACATTGACTCTATTTGATAAACTATCTAGTGTTTAACAAGTTTCTTGGACTACGTACAGTGATATCAGTGACAAATGAACTGTGTTATTGTGTCAAAATGAACAGAAACTTTTACGGAATGGTTTCGTTAAAAGTTTGGATGTGCTTACTTGTGGTGGCCGCTgcgcgcgcacgctccgcgccgcccgcccccgCCGGCTGTCAGTGGGACTATTCGGACGCAAAGTTGAGTGAATCCAACTTTCTCACGTGTAACATCAAAACCATTGGTTCAGCAGACTTCTTGTTTAAAAACATTACTACCGCGCAGGCGTACAATATCAACAAGTTGAAACTTACATGCACCGACTTGCTCTTTTTCGAGAGCTCGCTTCACATGAATACCGGCAGTTTCTTGGGCCAACTAAGGAAACTTGAGGACCTAAGCATTGAATATTGCAAAATACGTTACGTGCCGGCGACTGTTCTGTCCCCGCTCCGTGATTTAACAAGTTTGACGCTGCGATCCTACAATACAGATTGGCCTGCAATGACAATGGAGTTCCACGCTGAAAGTTTCCGTGGTTTGATGGAACTTCGGACATTGGATTTGGGTGACAACAACATCTATATGCTACCCTCCGAAGTGTTCTGTCCCCTCTTCAGTTTAGAATCACTGAACCTTACTAACAATAGAATTCAAGACATATCCGAGATTGGCTTCTCTGACTGGGGTAAAGGACCAATAGCGCCAGGTAAATCATGCAACACGGGACTTAAAATGCTTGACTTATCTCATAATAACATTTTACGATTGCCAGATAACGGACTTTCTAGTCTGAGATCTTTAGAGGTCTTGAATATTCAGAACAACTTAATTAATGAAATAGGCGACAGAGCCTTTGTCGGCTTGAATTCATTAAAAATCTTAAACCTGTCTGGAAATAAGTTAGTCGCTGTCCCTCCGGAACTATTTCAATCGTCGAGAGTTATTAAGGAAATCTCATTAGCGAACAATTCGTTGTCCGTGCTGGCTCCGGGACTGCTGGAAGGACTTGATCAGCTAGAGAAATTAGATTTATCGAGAAATAGTCTTACAAACGACTGGGTTAACAGAGATACATTCGCCGGGCTTGTTCGCTTGGTAATTCTCAATTTATCTTACAATGCGCTTGCTCGTCTGGATCCTAAGTCATTCCAAGACTTGAATGCATTACAAGTTTTGAATTTAGACAACAATGCCATTGAGGTGATCAGTAACGGTGCTTTTGCTGAACTTAAGAATCTCCATCAACTTTCTATATCCGACAACAAGATAAAAGCATTGAATGAGCACATTTTTTCGAACCTGTTTGTTCTAAGCCAGCTTTATTTGGACAACAATCAAATTACAACAATACATGAAAGATGCTTCGAAAACATAACCTACTTACAAGATTTGGGTTTGAACGGAAATAATTTGAAAGTTGTCCCTGAAGCAATAAAGAAATTGAGGTTCCTGAAATCGCTTGATATtggcaaaaataatattgttaaaattagCAACACGTCGTTTGAGGGCTTAGAGGAACTTTATGGCTTGCGCCTTGTTGACAACCATATTGTAAGCGTGCCAAAAGACACTTTTAGTACTTTGCCTTCATTGCAAGTTCTCAATTTGGCGTCGAATAGAATAGAAACAATCGAGCAAGATGCATTTTTGTCAAATCCAACTTTGAAAGCTATCCGATTAGATGGAAACAGATTAACCGACATTCGAggtgtttttaataaattgaataCCCTTGGTTGGCTTAATATTTCTGACAACAAACTTATTTACTTTGACTATAGTTACATGCCCGAAACTCTTGAATGGTTGGATATTCACAGTAACAATATCACAAAACTAGAAAACGAACAGAATACGCAACAAAACATCCGAATGCTCGATGTTAGCTACAATGTATTAGAAGACGTCGATGAAAGGTCGATACCTGACTCAATAGAGATCCTTTTCTTGAATAACAACAAGATTCACACGATTCAGCCAGGTACCTTCatccaaaaaagaaacttagAAAAAGTTGTCATGTCGGATAATAAATTGAGAACCATTGAACTATCAGCATTTACTCTGCCGCACATTCCGAAACACAAATTATTGCCCAAATTCTTTATTGGAAACAATCCATTTATTTGTAACTGTCATATGATTTGGCTTCAAAAGATAAATCTTTGGAATCACATGAGACAATATCCGCGGTTTATGGATTTAGAATCAGTCACGTGCGAAGTCGTAAGTAACAAATACGGCGGAAAAGCGAACTTGATGGATGTGCCCGAGAATCAGTTTCTTTGTTCTTACGAAACTCACTGCTCTTCGAGCTGTTTTTGTTGCGATTTTGAAGCATGTGACTGTAAAATGACATGCCCTGAAGGCTGCTCATGCTTCCATGACAGTAATTGGAACTCTAATGTAATTGACTGCTCCAGAGTTGGCTACACTGAAATCCCAGAAAAAATCCCGATGGATGCGACTGAGCTTTATCTTGATGGCAACGACTTTAGCTCACTAAGTAGTCACCTATTTATTGGCAAAAAGAAGTTACATAAGCTCTACCTAAACAACAGCAACATAGCGACTATCGACAACGACACATTAAACGGCCTTCATTCTTTGACTGTACTACATTTGGAAAACAATCAACTGACCGAGTTGTCTGGCGGTGAATTCTCTCAGCTAAAGCACTTAAGGGAGTTATACATAAATGATAACCTCTTGACAAGTGTCGCAAACAGGACTTTCGAGCCTCTGTCATCTCTGAGAGTTGCACACTTACAAGGCAATAAGGTACTTAACCTTGACAAAAAGTTGGCCCACTTGATGCACTTGGAGAGTGTGAACGTTCGAGGAAATCTGTTTTCTTGCAATTGTGATAACGTGCTACTCTTACAAAACTGGTTCAAGAAAAACTACGAAGATCCCGCGGACATGTTTTGTGCTGATGACAGTGGACTTATTACGAACCTGACAGTGTTTGATGTGATCGATAAGTGTCGTGATTCTAGTGTTTCGGACAATACCATACCTACTGAAAATCAACCTTATCAGTATGACGAAGTGAGCGCAATTAAGTTGAATTTTGTACCTCTTTTAGCTGTAGTACTAATAAGTgtaatcttaattttattgttcggTGCCTTGGCTTTTTCATTCAGACAAAATGTTCGCCTGTGGGCGCATTCTAAATATGGAGTAAGATTGTTTAAAAGCGCTTCTATTCAAGAGAGCGAACTAGACAGAGATAGGTTGTATGATGGATATGCTGTATATAGTTTATTAGATGACGATTTTGTGTCTAAGGTTGTAGCGCCTGAAATGGAACACTCCGGTTACACAATGTGTTTCCATTACAGGGACTTACAACATGCCCCAGATAGTTACTTATCTGAACAGATTACTCACGCAGCTGAATCTTCTAAAAGAATTTTAATGTTTGTATCctttaactttttacaaaatgagtGGTCCAAAATTGCATTCAAAACTGCCATTAAGCAAGTAATTACATCTATACATCCATCAATTAGAAGACAtagaataatgtttattttaactaCAGATATAAGTGCACTAAACTTAGATTTAGATTTTCAGAACTATTTGAAAACTTGTAACGTTTTACTATGGggcgaaaaaaaattctgggaTAAAATTAGATTCGGGATGCCTGATATCTCTAACTTGCACTGGAATAAGGATACAATGAATTACAATCATGATGCTGTGTGCCCGAATGCGCGTAAGCACCCGTCTAGGTACACGGCGTCGCCTACTGCGCCTGAGCACTGGTATAAGTATGATGCGATTCCGCCCCAGACTCCTACTACAACTAATGTGATTAATATCGAGGACGACACCTCTATGTTGACGAACACTACATTGACGAGTCAGATACAGGACGGGGAGAATTTGCATCATAGTTATATTTCAATTGATACCCAAAATTACGAGCAGCCTTACGGTGGTCGTCCTCGGCCTCCGAACACGTTGCGTAAACATCCCGGTCACCACTCCCCTTCCATGTTAGACGAGCAAGGGTACTTGCAGCCTCGCTCGTCTGTGCACGAGTGCTTACCGCAAACCCATTCAGGCACACACAGATGATAAGGTGTCCCAATCTTTATCtctaaagatatttttaatggAACGTCACATTCCAAACACATGTGTAGGCTGCTTTTTATGTTCGCCTTGCCTTATTAAAAAGTGATAATTTTACAAAAGTGTCGGTATAGATAATTTTGGCCAAATTTTGTAATGACTAAACATGTTCCTTCGTAGATAACagggaatgtcatgtatgtaaCAAAGACTGTTGTTAAATGTATTTTAGATGTATCGATGTAGATTGAAGCCTTGTAAATCATAACGTAAAGCGTGTagagtataatttattataaaaacaacCAAGAATAACGATTTATTGCTGTCCATTAAGACTGACATCTATGTACTAAAGTTATTAAGAGTTATATTGCCAGTATCTTGAATGAGTGTCTAAACTTTATAAGTATTTTCATATAGTATATTATCTCATTGTTACCAAATATTTTGTAGATAGATATTGCAACTAATCGATGTTGTTGAGATAGGTATTCTGTATAGTTTACTAGTCATTAGGTAGGAATTGAAAGTTGAGAGATTGTAGATATGTAGATAATTGTATTTGGTTACATAGTTTGTGATGTCActtgataaataatattgtatCGTTGACTGTGTAACTGACTGTAAAGTATGTAAATGTATTACTATGTACTGTAAATGTCCATTGTTAAAGatactaaattaaaataaaatattattgcaaATTATTTTGCTGTTTATGTTTCTAACCTTACCTTTAATGGTGAGTACAGACTAGAGCATTTCCATGTAATGTAACATTTTTgcgaatggtacaatacaggtaaaatgtatGACGTTTGGTTCGTGACACTAGATATTTCATAGAGCGAtccgttgttctgttacaagtaaatgctttggtctatactcacctttataCATTATATATACACATACCTAAGTATACTTAACACAATACACACACTCATACAAACTATTATTCTGGTGGTAGGTAGGTAACTTAATCAAATTCttattgtaaattattaataattacataCCTTTAGATGGAAACATCTTGCCTCTTAAGATCATTTTATATCAAACCATCCTATTCTGAGTCTTATCATTAATTACCGCAGAATCTGTGGTTTGTTTGAAGAAGAAGGATGTTACTAAACCTTTTTGTTTGCCGCCACGATAAAAAAACTGAGGCGCTTTGTATATATGTATACCAAATGTCGGCCCGTAACAGTTAGCTCGTTGTTTCGAGTTCACCGTTTATGAGAAATGAGAAACGttgtattcaacaaaaaaataatttcggcCTGCCGACAATCATCGCGAACCATAATGATGGTCCTTCTCAGGTAGAAAACGCACCCAAGCTATATTTCAAAGTCACGGTAACACTATGGTAGCTATAAAAGTGATTTACAATGCATTCTATACGAGGCTAGTTAGAAATGTATTtgtgactgtgactgtgacCTTCTGGCGGACACGGTCCGAAGGGCAGttattgattttgttttttgtaatagTTTCTAAAGTGCGAGCTCCGACACTGACAACATATGGGGCGACATGTCCTAAGGGCCGCTGACCGActgctttattttttatatcaagttCACTCGGCCGATACATTCTTGCAACCGGcgctatttattttaaattaaacggCCTTTTGTGCGCAACactgtataatattttaataggtaTTGACATAATTTACGACCCTTTTCAAGAGACTCTACATAAGTATAAtaacttattaattattttcataaattaatgaaTCCTTAGACAATTTAACATAGGAAAGCTTAAACTGAGAAAAGCTTAGGATAGGTACAATAAAATTActagtagtttttaatactttcaCCATAACCTAACTACCTACATACCTGAACACAATCAATCCAATACAGACAGCTAGGTTAGGTAATTATTAAGTTTATGCACAAAATGTATAATATTGTGCGCGGATTGAGTCCGCAACCCCTACCGTAGTAGCGCAAATAAATCAATAAGCCTTATGCTACACAGACAAaatgtttcataatttttttctgAATTAAATTCTGAAGATCATTTTCTACAAGATCTTGTAGCGCTTCAAGCTGATACCTTTAGTTAATTCAATTTCTGATGCTCTAGTGCAAACCAGTATCAAAATATCgtcgattttttttctttaagtatCGAATATTCATATCGattaatacaaatatcgataaatACTACATCGACTATATCAACATGGACATGTCTGACGCACCACAACGGGTCGACCACAGCGAGATTAATCGAGTGAAAGCGCTCGATAGGCAGCTGATGTTGAAACCGAAATTCG encodes the following:
- the LOC135076261 gene encoding toll-like receptor 6 → MNRNFYGMVSLKVWMCLLVVAAARARSAPPAPAGCQWDYSDAKLSESNFLTCNIKTIGSADFLFKNITTAQAYNINKLKLTCTDLLFFESSLHMNTGSFLGQLRKLEDLSIEYCKIRYVPATVLSPLRDLTSLTLRSYNTDWPAMTMEFHAESFRGLMELRTLDLGDNNIYMLPSEVFCPLFSLESLNLTNNRIQDISEIGFSDWGKGPIAPGKSCNTGLKMLDLSHNNILRLPDNGLSSLRSLEVLNIQNNLINEIGDRAFVGLNSLKILNLSGNKLVAVPPELFQSSRVIKEISLANNSLSVLAPGLLEGLDQLEKLDLSRNSLTNDWVNRDTFAGLVRLVILNLSYNALARLDPKSFQDLNALQVLNLDNNAIEVISNGAFAELKNLHQLSISDNKIKALNEHIFSNLFVLSQLYLDNNQITTIHERCFENITYLQDLGLNGNNLKVVPEAIKKLRFLKSLDIGKNNIVKISNTSFEGLEELYGLRLVDNHIVSVPKDTFSTLPSLQVLNLASNRIETIEQDAFLSNPTLKAIRLDGNRLTDIRGVFNKLNTLGWLNISDNKLIYFDYSYMPETLEWLDIHSNNITKLENEQNTQQNIRMLDVSYNVLEDVDERSIPDSIEILFLNNNKIHTIQPGTFIQKRNLEKVVMSDNKLRTIELSAFTLPHIPKHKLLPKFFIGNNPFICNCHMIWLQKINLWNHMRQYPRFMDLESVTCEVVSNKYGGKANLMDVPENQFLCSYETHCSSSCFCCDFEACDCKMTCPEGCSCFHDSNWNSNVIDCSRVGYTEIPEKIPMDATELYLDGNDFSSLSSHLFIGKKKLHKLYLNNSNIATIDNDTLNGLHSLTVLHLENNQLTELSGGEFSQLKHLRELYINDNLLTSVANRTFEPLSSLRVAHLQGNKVLNLDKKLAHLMHLESVNVRGNLFSCNCDNVLLLQNWFKKNYEDPADMFCADDSGLITNLTVFDVIDKCRDSSVSDNTIPTENQPYQYDEVSAIKLNFVPLLAVVLISVILILLFGALAFSFRQNVRLWAHSKYGVRLFKSASIQESELDRDRLYDGYAVYSLLDDDFVSKVVAPEMEHSGYTMCFHYRDLQHAPDSYLSEQITHAAESSKRILMFVSFNFLQNEWSKIAFKTAIKQVITSIHPSIRRHRIMFILTTDISALNLDLDFQNYLKTCNVLLWGEKKFWDKIRFGMPDISNLHWNKDTMNYNHDAVCPNARKHPSRYTASPTAPEHWYKYDAIPPQTPTTTNVINIEDDTSMLTNTTLTSQIQDGENLHHSYISIDTQNYEQPYGGRPRPPNTLRKHPGHHSPSMLDEQGYLQPRSSVHECLPQTHSGTHR